The genomic segment TCGGGCCGATGGCCAACCTCTTCGGGGGTTCCGGTTTCGTCTCCGGACGCGTCCCTCCGTTCACTTGGGGAGAAGAGGGAGGGGTGTACCGGCTGAGCGAGGCGGTCGATACGTTGCGAAAGGCCATGAGCCGCCGCCTTCCGGAACTGGAGCGCGCCGGCCGTCCCCTCGAACCGACGGAGGAGCTGCTCCGCGGGCTCCGGGAGCTATGGGACTCCATCCGGGGCAAGCGCTCTTGACCATACGGGAGGATTGGGGTAAACTCATGAAGAGTAAGGGTTACCATCCGGCGATCGATTCCCCGCCTCCGGCGAGGCCCCTCGGCCCGCCCCCGTTCCCCTCCGGGATAGGAATGACGATGATGCGACGCGTCCTGCCGATCCTGCTCATGGCCCTTTTGGCCGCATCCCCCGCGTTCCCCTTCGCCAAGTACGGCGGCGAGTTTCTCGCCACCGGCATCGGCGCCCGCCCCCTCGGCATGGGAGGCGCCTTCGTCTCCATCGCCGACGACGCCTCCGCCGGCTATTGGAATCCGGCGGGGATCATCTTCGTGCAGAGCCGGGAGATGATCTTCATGCACTCCGAACGTTTCGGCGATCTGATCAACTACGACGCGGGAAGCTTCGTGCAGCAGTTGGGCGACAGCAACCGGAACCGTTCCGCGTTCGGTTTCTCCTTCACGCGCCTCGGTATCGACGACATCCCCTACACGCGGATGAACGAGACATCGGGACGGGTCGAGGTGGACCGCTACGTGACCGACGCCGAGTGGGGACTCTTCCTCTCCTACGGGCGGCTCTGGACCAACTCGATCGCCGTCGGCGGAAGCGTCAAAATGGTGAGGAAAAGCGTCGGGGACGACAGCGCCATGGGCCTCGGTTTCGACCTGGGCGCGCTGATCCGCCCCTGGAGGCGCCTCTCCGTCGGCGTGAACCTGCAGGACGCGACCACCACCTTCCTCGTCTGGGACGACGTCACCGAGACGATCCTCCCCACCTTGAAGTGCGGCCTCTCCTATCCCTTCGACATCCCCGCCCTGAAGGGGAAGCTCACCGTCGCCGCCGACCTGGACGCCCGTTTCGAGGGACGGAAAAGCGCCACGGCGTACTGGATCGGCAGCGCCAGCGCCGACCTCCGCCTCGGCGTCGAGTATTGGTACGCCGAGAGGCTCGCCCTCCGATTCGGTCAAGAGCGTTCCGAACAGAACGACTGGGCCGCCGGCGCGGGCTTCCGGATCCCGGTCGGAGGGAACACGCTCGGCCTGGACTACGCGTTTCTCGAGAACAGCTATCTCGACGATATCCACCGCGTGTCCGGATCCTTCTCTTTCTAGCCCGGGACGCGCGCGGCGCTCCTGGCGCGAATCCGGACCGCGGCCGGCGAATCCGGCTCTCCCGCGCCGCTTCCCCGGCAGAGCCATGGCTCTCTCCCCGAGACGGAGACTTCCGCGCCGCGCCGGGAGAGCGCAATCCCACAACCACCCGTCCCCTTTTGGTTTGACAGCCGTCGGCGCGCCCCCTACAATGCCGGGCAAGAGGTAGCGCGCACGCGCGGAGAGAGAGGGGAACGTGCTTCGAATCATCAGTTCATTCCTGCTCCTTCTGATCCTCCTCCTGGTGCTCGGGATCGCGGTTCTCAACCCGTCCCCCCGGGTCGCCCTGAACCTCTATTTCGGTACCTTCCGGGACGTCCCCCTGGTATTGGCGCTCTTCATCGCCTTCCTGCTCGGTTCGGTTCTGACCTTCTTCTATCTGCTCGGCCACACCTTCCGTCTCCGTCTGCGGATCCGGGAGATGAAGAACCGAAACCGGGACTATGAACGCGAGCTGATCGCCATCCGGAACATCCCGGTCGATCCGGGCGAGGCGTTGGACGAGGAGGAGCCCCGCACCGACCCGTCGGGCGAGGCGTAGGAGAGCCGGTACGCGATGGACGGATTCTCCTGGAACGAAGGGGCTTGGCCCTATCTTCTGGGCGCCGCCGCGTTGGTGGTGATCGCGCTCGTGGTTTGGCTCGCCCGCCGGGTCCGCCGCGCCCGCCCGCCCCGATCCCGCTACCTGGAAGCGCTGAACGCGCTTCTCGAGGGGGACGAGGAGACGGCGCTCCGGGAGCTGCGCGAGACGGTTCTCGCGGAACGCACCAATTTCGACGCCTACCTGCGGCTCGGCAACCTTCTCCGTAAAAAGGGGGCGGTGGACCGGGCGCTCCGCATCCACCGCGATCTCGACGTGGGCACCTTCTTCCGGCGCAAACTCTCGCGGACGGAAAAGCTGCGGGTCCGGGAGGCGATCGCCGACGACTACATGGCGGCGAGGCGCGCCCGGGACGCCCTGCGCGTGCTCGGCGATCTGCTCCGCCAGAACAAGGCGAACCCGCGCATCCGGAGCAAGATGGTGTCCATTCACGAGCGCCTCCAGGAGTGGGACCGCGCCTTCGATCTGTACCGGGAGGGCTTCCGCATACGAAACGAAGCGGCGTCGGCGCCGATCGCGCGCTACCGGGCTTTCTGCGGATCCTCTTTCGAAAAGGCGGGGGAGAAGGAGAGGGCGGTCGAGGCTTACCAGGACGCGCTCAAGATCGACCCCAAATGCCCCGAGGCGCTATACCGGCTGGGCGCGTTTTATCACGAACGGAAGGACCTGGAAAACGCGATTCTTTACTGGTCGCGTTTCCACATGGCCGCGCCCGATCAAGCCCATTTGACCTTCGTGCGTTTCGAGAACGCGCTCTTCGAGACCGGCGACCTGAACCGGATGGAGGACGTGTACCGGATGATCCTCGAGGAGGCGCCGACCGAGGAACACACTTTACTCAACCTCTCTTTGTTTTACGCAAGAAGAGGGGAAGCGGATTCGGCCCTCGAAACGGCCCGGGAGGCGGTGGAGCGCAATCCCGCCTCGGCGGCCGCCCGAGACCGGTTGGTTCAGCTCTCCATCGAAAGCCGGGCGTCGGACGGGGCACTCGCGGACCTCATCGCGTTCCTCAAGAACCACCCGCCGCCGGACCGCTCCCTCTATTGTTCTCAGTGCGGCTACCGGGCGGAGGAACCGTTCTGGAGGTGTCCCCAGTGTCTGTTATGGAACACGATCTTCACCGGACCGGCCCGCACCTCTTCGGCCTCTTCCTGATCTACCTGCTCACGTTTTTCGGAGCCGCCCGCGCCGATGACGAAATCCGGCGCCGGGCCGAGACGTGGATCGCGGAAGGGCGCTACGAAGAGGCGCGCGCCGAGTTGCTTCTCTACGCCGAGAGCGTTCCCGGAACGGACGCCGCCCGGGAGGCGCGCTTCCGGGCCGCCGGCCTGGAGAGGGACGGCGAGGCGTATCGCGCCGCCCTGGAGGGCCTGCTCGCCGAGAAGGAGGACGCGCGGGTCCGTCTGGCACTCGCGCGCTACCGGTACGCTCTCGGCGCCTACGAGGGGGCGGCCGAGGACTTCGACCTCGCCGCGAACCATCTCGCCGAGGCGGAGCGCGCCGACGCGCTCTGCTGGCGCGGCGCGTCGCTGATCGCTTCCGGCCGCGTCGACCGGGGCCTGGACATTCTCCTCCGGGTCGCCCGCGGGGAGGGGACTCCGGCGGAGCGGGCCCGTTTCCTCGCCGCCCAGATCCAACTGCGGGAAGGGGAAGCGGGCCGGGCCGCCGAGACGGCGGCGCCCCTGTTGGAGGGGTCGAATGATTTCGTCCTTCCCGCGCTCCACCTCCGCGCCAAAGCCCTTCTCGCCTCGGGGCGGGTGGAGGAGGCACGCGCCGCCTTCACCGAAGTGATCGACCGCGCCCCGGGGAGCGCCGAGTCGGTGGAAGCGCGCCTCGGCCTCGGCGCGGCCGAGCAGGCGGAGCGCGCCGCGGGCGGGAACGGATATTACATTCAGATCGCAAGTTTCTCCGACGGGGAAAACGCGCGCCGCTATTTGGAGGACCGCCGCGCCGAAGGAGTGGGTGCGCTCTCCCTCGCCGTCGTGCAGGAGGGAGACAAGACGCTTCATAAGGTGCGGATCGGTCCCTTCGCGGACGAAGAGGAGGCGGAGCGCGCGCGGGAGAGGCTCGCCGGCCAGGGCCTCGAGGGACACGTCGTCCGGGAGGATGGGGAGTAGGATGGAGGCGCGCACCCCCATGATGCGCCAGTACTGGGCGATGAAGGAGCGCCACCCCGAAGCGATCCTTTTCTTCCGCATGGGGGATTTCTACGAAATGTTCCACGAGGACGCGGAGACCGCTTCGCGCGTCCTCGGTCTCACCCTAACGAGCCGCTCCAAAGGGGAGGAATCGCCGATCCCCCTCGCCGGCGTTCCCTGGCACAAGGCGGACCACTACGTGGATCGCCTGCTGCGCGCCGGTTTCAAGGTGGCGATCTGCGACCAAACCGAGGATCCCAAAAAGGCGAAGGGGCTCGTCCGGCGCGAGGTGACCGAGGTGGTCACGCCCGGGACCGCGCTCGGCGGGGCGCTGCTCGAGGGGAACCGCCCCAACTATCTGATGGCGCTCGCGCCGGGCCGCTCCGGTAAAGAGGAGCGGGTCGGCGTGGCCGCCATGGACGTCACCACCGGCGACTTCCGGATCGGCGAGCTGCCGCCGGAGGAGGTGGAGGAAGAAGTGGCGC from the Candidatus Eisenbacteria bacterium genome contains:
- a CDS encoding PorV/PorQ family protein, whose product is MMRRVLPILLMALLAASPAFPFAKYGGEFLATGIGARPLGMGGAFVSIADDASAGYWNPAGIIFVQSREMIFMHSERFGDLINYDAGSFVQQLGDSNRNRSAFGFSFTRLGIDDIPYTRMNETSGRVEVDRYVTDAEWGLFLSYGRLWTNSIAVGGSVKMVRKSVGDDSAMGLGFDLGALIRPWRRLSVGVNLQDATTTFLVWDDVTETILPTLKCGLSYPFDIPALKGKLTVAADLDARFEGRKSATAYWIGSASADLRLGVEYWYAERLALRFGQERSEQNDWAAGAGFRIPVGGNTLGLDYAFLENSYLDDIHRVSGSFSF
- a CDS encoding LapA family protein — encoded protein: MLRIISSFLLLLILLLVLGIAVLNPSPRVALNLYFGTFRDVPLVLALFIAFLLGSVLTFFYLLGHTFRLRLRIREMKNRNRDYERELIAIRNIPVDPGEALDEEEPRTDPSGEA
- a CDS encoding tetratricopeptide repeat protein; this encodes MDGFSWNEGAWPYLLGAAALVVIALVVWLARRVRRARPPRSRYLEALNALLEGDEETALRELRETVLAERTNFDAYLRLGNLLRKKGAVDRALRIHRDLDVGTFFRRKLSRTEKLRVREAIADDYMAARRARDALRVLGDLLRQNKANPRIRSKMVSIHERLQEWDRAFDLYREGFRIRNEAASAPIARYRAFCGSSFEKAGEKERAVEAYQDALKIDPKCPEALYRLGAFYHERKDLENAILYWSRFHMAAPDQAHLTFVRFENALFETGDLNRMEDVYRMILEEAPTEEHTLLNLSLFYARRGEADSALETAREAVERNPASAAARDRLVQLSIESRASDGALADLIAFLKNHPPPDRSLYCSQCGYRAEEPFWRCPQCLLWNTIFTGPARTSSASS
- a CDS encoding SPOR domain-containing protein — translated: MSVMEHDLHRTGPHLFGLFLIYLLTFFGAARADDEIRRRAETWIAEGRYEEARAELLLYAESVPGTDAAREARFRAAGLERDGEAYRAALEGLLAEKEDARVRLALARYRYALGAYEGAAEDFDLAANHLAEAERADALCWRGASLIASGRVDRGLDILLRVARGEGTPAERARFLAAQIQLREGEAGRAAETAAPLLEGSNDFVLPALHLRAKALLASGRVEEARAAFTEVIDRAPGSAESVEARLGLGAAEQAERAAGGNGYYIQIASFSDGENARRYLEDRRAEGVGALSLAVVQEGDKTLHKVRIGPFADEEEAERARERLAGQGLEGHVVREDGE